AgtggttttggtttttgatCATTTCGGAGTACGGCGGCCGCGGTTTAGATTGTGGTCAATGTAAGGTCGAGGGAGGGCCCCAACTTCGGAGACAACGTCGTCTAACAACCTTAGTGAACAAATACACagatggggagagagaggggggtacCACAGTGACGGCGGCGACCGCGACGGAGGAGCGGCGTTGAGATGGAACATCAAAGGCAGAGCGTGGAGACGTGATTGGGAAAAGAACACAATTTAAAGAcccaattgaaaaataaaaatttggaaggcttgattgaaaagacaaaaaggcaTATACTCTGGATTATAACGAGTTCAAAACGATGTTTTGTAGTTAATTACGACAACGTAATCGAGATCAATTATGCTTGATGAAGGAGACGAACTTGTCCTTCAATTCCACGGCCTTCTCGTACTCGGGATCGGCCAGGTGAAAGGAATGCTCGACCCCAACGTGCTCCACCAATTCCACGCTCCCTCTCCACCCACTCTTCTTCAACTCCTGGCAGTACCCAATCGCCACCTCCCTCAGGTGATCCTTCTCCGCCACGAACACCAGCACCTTCTCGCACCCCAGCCTCGCCAGGTCCTCCTTCGCCGGCTTCAGCCTTGGGTCCGACAGCCCGCCGTTCGCCGGGCACATGTACAGCCACATATGGTCGTCCTCGGTGCCACCGAAGTACGGGTGCACGAGTATGACCCCCACCACCCTCACGCCCGCCGCCAGCCCCATCGACCCGACCCGGGCGGCCAGCGTGTGCGATATGTTCCCCCCGGCGCTGTTGCCGCCGATGAAGACCCGCCCGAAGTCGGCGTGCTCGTTCAGCCACGGGTCGGGCCCGTCTCCGTCGGCGTGGCCCGCGACCCACCGGAGCGCGGCCCACGAGTCCTCGTAGCAGGCCGGTATGGGCCGAGCCGGGAAGAGCCCGTACTCACGGAAACGGCGATCGCCCCGGCCTCAGCCGCGACGGTGCTGGCGAAGTTGTGGTGGCGATGGGAGAAGGGGGATTGCATGCAGAACCCGCCGCCGTGAATGTAGAAGAGGAGGGGGAGCTTCCGGCCCGGGTCGGAGATGCGGGGCAAGAAGATCCGAGCGGACACGGGCGGGTCCGATGAGATGACGACGTCCTTGGATCGGACGCCGGTGTTAGGATCATCGGAGGGCGGGATCTTCTCGACGGGAGGCCTGAAGAGTTCGACGCGGCCGTCCTTGTAGACTTTGAAGAACCGGAACTCTCTGACCACCTCGTCGGTTTCCGAAGCCATTTGGGGATGGACGAGGCTCGACGAAGTGAGGTTGAGGAAGGAGGAGGCCAGGTAATAATTGAGTAGGGAAGTGGACAGTGGGACCCCCAATGTAGTACTCACCCGTCGGTCAAAGTTGGAGTCAGGAGTTCCTATGAAGGAGGAAACTTCGTTGAGGTGGGAAGTTACCTGCTCTGATTCAACCAAATTCTACACCCTCGTCAATTATTTCCCTAGGAATTTGACGCATAAAAGATTCATACGTTGTATTGAGAGTTCACTTGAGTAGAGAGCCTAGAGAAAATGAAACTCCATCTGAGTTAAAGTGGCATCTCTCTACATCATGCGCCAACAGAATTTTAGACTCTCGAGGCATTTTAGGTGGGAGAAGCATCTGGTTCCTGACCTAATCTAATAGTTGCAGCTGACAATCTGCTCCTCGATAGAACTCTTGCCTATCCCAATCCAAGTTCCCGAGCACATTGCCGCTTGGACGAAAGGATCATCCACATCCACAAAGGGCTCAAAATGAATATTACATCTTTGTTCGTCCCGATGGCAACGAGCAATAATAGTTCCACACACGGGGAACGAGATAGAGAATGCGGTAGTCATCATCCTTGAATTCACTTCATGTAGAACATCACACGAATGTGGTATTTAGAAGCTGATAAAACACATGCATACATGAATTAAGCTTCTCGTGCGATCGAACATCCCTGTTCTCAGCAAGGGGATAAAGAAGTAACAGAGCAGACTCGACCCACCAAAGCTTTGATCTAGTAACGCAGACACGAGTCAGAACTGAAAAGATAACACAACAACAAAAGACACTTCAGAACAATTCTCACTTCCGACGACTGTCAACTGATGATCGATGACTTATTATTAACCCAACCAAGATCAGGTAGACGCTTAACGACGAATTACAGACACTGCCTCGCTCCCGAATCTTGATTCAGGAAAGAAGCAAACTTCTTCACCAGTTCCGCGGCCTTGTCGGAACCCGGCTTGAACAGGTGAAACACGTGATCCTCTCCTTCAGTCTCCACAATCTCCACCACCCCCTCCCACCCGCTCTTCTTCAACGCCTCGTAGTACGACCGCCCCCTCTCCTTCAGATGGTCCCTCTCCGCCACGAACACAAGCGCCTTCTGCGCCGCCATTTTCTTCAAGTTCGGGTCGTACGCCGGGTTCGTCCGCGGGTCCGTCGCGCCCGAGCTCGAAGGGTATATGATCTCCATCAGCTTATCCGGCCCGTCGTTCCTGAAAAACGGCTGCAACAGAGCCACGCCCGCGATCCTCAGCCCCGGCAGCCCCTCCACCCCGGCCCGCGTGGCCACGTGATGAGCGATGTTGCCCCCGGCGCTGTCGCCGGCGAGGAACACCCGATCGAAATCGGCGTGGTCGCGGAGCCACGGCTCGGCCTCGGCCCCTCTCTCCCCCAGGGCCTGCGCGGC
Above is a window of Eucalyptus grandis isolate ANBG69807.140 chromosome 9, ASM1654582v1, whole genome shotgun sequence DNA encoding:
- the LOC104418752 gene encoding 2-hydroxyisoflavanone dehydratase, whose product is MDSTPGAGEIAFDCPFFRIYKDGRIDRFQGTDTVPASLDPHTGVQSKDVRFSSDPDLSVRLFLPGHSDPARKLPLLVYIHGGAYCIESPFSAIYTRHLNTVASAAGVVAVSVDYRWAPEHLLPAAYDDAWAAVRWVAAQALGERGAEAEPWLRDHADFDRVFLAGDSAGGNIAHHVATRAGVEGLPGLRIAGVALLQPFFRNDGPDKLMEIIYPSSSGATDPRTNPAYDPNLKKMAAQKALVFVAERDHLKERGRSYYEALKKSGWEGVVEIVETEGEDHVFHLFKPGSDKAAELVKKFASFLNQDSGARQCL